The genomic interval CGGCTGGCCGTCGACGCGCGCCGCGGTCACGCCGCCCGTGCCCGTCTGCCCACCGTTGAGCGCGATGTGGAAGCGCCGAAACGCGAGGTCGAAGCGCCGCTCGCCCGTGTCGTCGGCCGGGTCCTCGGGCTCCACCTCGCGCAGCGTGTCGAGGTCCAGGTACACCCAGCGCTCCGGATCCGACGCGTCCACGGTGAGTGTGCCCTGGCCCTCGGACTCGAGCGTCACGTGCACGTAGCGCTCCACGTAGCCGTCGCCCGCGTCACCCGTGTCCGTCGGCCCCGCGTCCAGGTCGCGGGGCGGGCCTTGGTCCCCGTTGTCGTGCGGGGCGATGTCGCCACACGCCGAGAGGACGTGCAGCAGCGCGCCAACCAAGAGGCCGACGACGAGCGCGCGGAGGAAGTCGGGGGTGTCGAACATGCTTGGCTCCCGTCGGTGCATCAGTAGTCGAGTCGAAGGCCCGCGTAGAACCCGCGCGGGCGAATGTTGAGGTAGCGGCCCCCTGCGCCCGCGAGGTTGTCCGCGCCCGCGAACACCGCGACGTAGTCGCCGAGGGTCTGCTCGACCCGCGCGTCCAGCGAGAGGTAGGGGTCGTCCCGCACCTCCTGCGTGTCGCCGCTCGCGTCGGTCTCGTAGAAGGGGCGCTCGCCCACGACCGAGCCGCGCACGACCGCCGAGAAGCCGGTCCCCGGGACGGCGTAGCGCACCCGGAAGGTGCCGCGGTGACGGGGCCGCCCAGACAGCGCGCGCTCGCGCTGCAGGTCACGTGCGTCCAGAAACACGTAGGTCAGCTGCAGGTCGAGGCCGCGCGCGGGACGCAGGCGCACCGAGAGCTCGCTCCCCTGCGTGATGGCCGAGCTGGTGTTCACGTAGGTGTAGACGACGTTGGCCGCCGTCTCGTCGAGCTGCGTGTCGATCAGGTCGTCGATCTGGTTGCGGTAGAGCGACACGCGCAGCCCCACGGCCTCTGTGGCCTGCCACTCACCCTCCAGCTGGAAGCTCCATGAGGTCTCCGGGTGGACGCTGGGGTTGCCGATGACGCGGTAGCCCACGCTCGGGTTCTCGAAGCTGAGGTACAGCTCCTTGAAGTTGGGCGCGCGGAAGCCCCGCCCCGCGCTGCCGCGCAACACCAGCGATTCGTGTGGGTCCAGTCGTAGCGCCAGCTTGGGTGACGCGAACGCGCCGAACTGCGAGTCCACGTCCACGCGCAGGCCAGGCGCCACGACGAAGTTCACGTCCTCCTGCGCCACCCACTCGTACTGCGCGAAGGGCGCGACGCGCGTGCGGTGCCCCTTGCGGCTCAGGCGGTCCGCCAGCAGGGACTCCTGCTGCACGTCCGCGCCGAGCGTCAGGGTGTGTCGGCCATCGTCGCTCACGTACGCGTACTGCGCGCTGACCTCGCCCAGGCGCTGGCGCGTGGTCTGGTCCAGGTCCTCCTGCGCGCTGCCGCGCTGGTCCAGCACGAACTGGTCGCGGAACTGCGTGAAGTAGACCTGCGTGGCGAACGTCCCGCGCGCGAACTCCGTCGCGAGCGTGCCCCCGAGACCCACCTCGTCGATGCGGTTGTGGCGGTCGTACACGGCCCCCGTGGCGCTGGCGTCGATGCCGACGAGGTCCCGACGCGACAGGCGCAGGCGCAGGCCAAGGTCGGTGTTTCCCACGTGCTGGCCCAGGCTGAGCGCGCCGTCGTACTGCGTCACCTCGCTGCCCGTCGTGGCCACGTCCGAGGGGTCGAGGTCGTACGCGCCGACCCGGTGCACGCCGGCGTCCACTCGCGCGCGGAAGTCGCGCCTGCGCACCGCGGCCCCCAGCCCGAGGTCGAGCGTGGCCCCCTCGAGCGCGTAGGGGTCGTAGGTGCCGAGCGAGAGCCGCCCGTCCATGGCGAAGGGCGCGCTGCCCCGCCGCGTGATGATGTTGATCACCCCGCCGTGCGCCGCGCTGCCATAGAGCGCGGAGCTGGCGCCCCGCACGATCTCGATGCGCTCCACGTCCTGCAGCGCGATGCGCGTGAGGTCGAGCGCGCCGTCCGAGCGCCCGATGACCGGCTCCCCGTCGATCAGGATGAGCGTGTGCTGCGGGTCGAGGCCCTGCATGCGCACGGTGCTGCCCTGGAGCGCGGGGATGATCTCGATGCCGGGCAGGTCCTCGAGCGCCTCGGCCACGTTCTCGGCGCCGTTGTCGCGCAGGGTCTCGCGGTCGATGACCTCCGTGGCCACCACGGCGTCCGAGCGCGACTGCGCGCGGCGCCCTGCCGTGGTGACGACGATCTCGTCGAGCTCGTGGGGCGAGTCCGCGCCATCCCCCGCGGGTGGCGCGGCACCGTCTTGCGCGCGCACCGCAGGCGAGGCGAGGCACAGGATGACGATGACGATGAGGCCAGTGCGCATGACAGTGCTCGAGCGGTCCCGCGTGTGTCAGAGCGTGACGGCGCTGCGCGTGGAGAGCGTGACCGCCCCCGTGCTGCCGCCCGTGTTCTGGTAGAGGTAGAGGGGCAGGCTCTTGTCCAGCGCGCCGACCACGGCCCCGTAGTCGTCGCCGTCGATCACCGCGAAGGCGGTCTCGAGGGTCAGCGTGCTGCGGTCCTCACAGTCCGCCCCCAGCTCGCCGTCACGCCACACGATCACGGTCGGGCCCGCCTCCGAGGCGCCGTCGTGGATGTCCAGGCACAGCGTGGACGTGCCGTTCACGAACGCGAGGTCCCCCGGCACCAGCGTCGAGGTGGCCTCGTAGTGCACGTCGATGCGCGGCGTCGTGTGCGGCGCGAAGCCCCCATAGAGCTGGACGCGCAGCTGGTCCGTGCTGCTGGGCGCGGTCGGTCCCACGCTCACGTCGGCGGGCGCGGCGTAGCCCACCAGCAACGACACGGTGCCGTGCGGGTCGGCCGCCGTGACGTCGGTCAGCCGCACGTGCTGCACGGGGGCGTCCAGCGCGCAGAGCGCGACGTAGCGCTCGGTCGCGGTCGTCTCGACGGGAGACACCGTGCACTCGGGCGGCGGCACCGCGTCGTAGGCCAACACCGGCTCGTCGTCCAGGGTCACGCTGGGCGTCTGCGCGCCGCCGCTCTGGTAGAAGTAGATGCCGCCCGTGGTGTCGAGGGCGCCGACCTCCGGTGCCCACGCGTGCCCGTAGCGCGTCTCGTAGGTGAGGGTGGCCGCGTCGCTGCAGTCCGCGCCGTGCTGCCCGTCCACCCACAGAACGACCAGGGCGCGGGCGCTCTCGGAGCCCGGGTGCACGTCGAAGCACACGGTGGAGACGCTGTTGATGAAGTCGTGTGGTCCGGCGAAGCCGACGGCCTCGGCGCCGAAGTAGACGGCCGCGTCGGGTGGGGGTTGGGGCGCTCCGCCGCCGTAGAGCTGCAGCTTGAACTGCCCTGCCGCGAGGGGCTCCTGCGCAACTACGGGCCCGCTCAGACCCAGAAAGAGCTGCACCGAGGCGTGCGTCCGGGTGGCTTGCACGCCCTCGAGCCGCACGTGGCGGACCGGCGCCCCGATGGGACAGATCGCGACGTTCTGCGCGCCAGCGCCGACCTCGCTCGTGACGCAGCCCGGGCCAGCGTCCGCCGTCGAGCCCTGGTCCTCGTCGGTTCCCTCGTCCGGGACGCCGGAATCATTCTCGACACCCGTATCAACCACATGAGCGTCGGGTGGCACGCCTTGGTCGGGGGTGATGGCCGGGCTGTCGTCGCAGCCAGCGACGACGAGGCCGAACAGGGTGATACCAACGAGATACGTCTTCACGGTTTCCTCCGAGCGCAGGGACGCCACACGAGGCAGCGACGGCCGCCACGCGAGCAGGGGGGGTTGGGCCGCGCGAGCTCCCTCGGCGGCTCTCGGAGTGGTGACGTTAATGAAAAAGAAAGTCAAAATCAATTTCAACAATTCGTACGAGGCCGAGATTCCACCCGTTTTCGGTGCGTGGGCTATGCTGCGAGCGTGACCCTGCCCCCGCCGACCCGCGCCGAGGACCCCTCGTGGGCGTCGACCCTGCGCGCGCTGGGAGAGCCGCGCCGCGCGCTCCCGATCGCCTCGGCGTCGGCTGCGCTCGTGGGCACGGAGTGGTTTGCGACCCACAGCGCCGTGGCCACCGCCAGCCTCGCCGCGTTCCTGGTGGCCTTCGTGCTCACCGTACCTGCCGCTTCCCGCTGGGCCCGCGCCGGGGGGCTCGACCCCGTGCACGTGACTCTGTACGGACTGCTGTGTGTGCTCCTGGTGGGCGTCACGACGCTGGTGCTCCCCGCCTCGCTGCACTTCGAGTCGTACGTGGCGCACCCGCCAGCGGCCATCGCCATCTTCGGGCTCGCGTCCATCGCGGGCTGGGTGCTGGGGCGGGACATCGACCTCGCCGCGGGCCTGAGTGATGCCCTCGAGCACAGCGCCCTGCTCACCCGTGAGACGGAGGACGCGCGCCTCCTCGCCCTGCGCCAGCACTTGGACCCCCACTTCCTGTTCAACACGCTGCAGGCCATCGCGGAGTGGTGCCGCGAGGACCCCGCGGTCGCCGAGCAAGCGCTGTTGGAGCTGTCGCGCATGTTGCGCACGCTCTTCGAGGGCATCCGTGTGCCCTTCTGGCCGCTCTCCCGAGAGCTCGACGTTTTGCTGGCGTTGCAGCGGCTCTACGCGCTGCGCGACGACGAGCGCTACGCGCTGGTGGCGGAGCTGATGGCCCTCGGGGCGGCCCACGAGACCAGCGAGCCGGCTTCGGACCCGACGGGTGAGGGCGCGCGGACCGTGAGCGCGCTGCCCGTGCCACCGCTGGTGCTGCTCCCCCTGTTCGAGAACGCGCTCACGCACGGAGGCGCGGGCGCCCCCCTCCGCCTCAGCGTCACGGCGGCTGACGGCACGCTGCGCGTGCGGCTGTGGAACGCCGGCGCTTTCGCGGGCATGCGCGCGGGCGGGACGGGCATCGAGACCGTGGAGCGCCGCCTCGCGCTCGCGTACGGGTCGCGCGCGTCACTGCAGGTGATGCCCGAGGCGTGGGAGGGAGTCGCCGGCACGGCCACCGTCGTGACGCTGCCCCTCGCGAAAACCACACCGCGTGTGGCGCAGGGGGCGACGGCATGAGCGTGCCTGTGCAGCGCCCGCTGCGGGTGATCGTCGCCGACGACGAGAAGATGGCGCGCAAGCGTGTGCTGCGGCTGCTCGAGGCCCTCGGTCCCGTGGACCTCGTCGCGGAGTGCCGCTCCGGCGACGAGGTCCTGCGCCACCTCGACCCGGCACGCGTGGACGTCGCCCTCTTGGACATCGACATGCCGGGCGCGAACGGGCTCGAGGTGGCGGAGCTGGCCCGCCTGCGCGGCGTACCGGTCATCTTCCTGACCGCGCACGAGCAGCACGCCGTGGCGGCGTTCGATCACGGCGCGCTGCACTACCTGCTGAAGCCAGTCGACGCGACCCAGCTCGCGCGCGCCCTCGACCGCCTGCCGGCGCGCTCGCCCGCAGACGAGGCTGAGAGCACGTCGGCAACACGCGCAACGTCGCCAGCAGCGCCCCTCGAGCGCGTGGCGCTCACCGTCCGCGGCGACGTGGTGCTGCTGGCGCCCCACGCCATCACGCACGCGCTCTACGACGGGGAGCTGGTCACCGTGCACACCGCCGAGCGGGCATACATCACGGACGAGTCCCTCCAGGACCTCGAGGCGCGCATCGCGAGCCCGCTGGTGCTGCGCGTGCAGCGCCGCGCGATCCTGAACCTCGCCCGGGTGCAACGCCTGCGAGGCCAGACCAGCGGCGGCTACGTGGCCGTGCTCGACACAGGGGCGGAGGTGCCCGTCTCCCGTCAAGCCGCCCGCGACCTGCGCAAGCGCCTCGGGATCTGAGCGGCCCGCGCGTCCCCGTCCGGCCGCTCGACCACGCCCCGCGACCGCTCGATGGCGGTCCGCGACCGCTCGAGGGAACGGCGCGAGCGAGGGACGCGAGGGGACGCCACGGTGATCCGCATGAAGCCCAACGCGTCCACGCCCTCCACCACGCCCCGCTCGCCCACGGGCCCCCGGCGCCCGCGGTTCCGCCGCATCACTCCCTACGTCCGCGCTGCCCTCGCGCTCAGCCTCACGCTCGCGGCCTGCGCGTGGTTCGGCGCGCCCGCGGCGCTCACGCTGCGCCACCTGCGCGACCCCGCCCTGCGGCGCGGCGGTGTCCCGGCCGGCGCGCTCAGCCTGCACCGCAGCCTCAGCGACCGCTTCGAGCCATGGGCCCGCGCGCGCATCGCGTCAGGCGACGCGGCGCACGTCCCGCTGCACGACGTACCCGAGAACGAGTGGCCCATCTTCAGCGCGGTGTTCTTCCTCAACGCCACCGAGTCGCTGCGCGACCAAGGCGTGGACGTGAGCTACGCCGACGCCAGCGTGTCCGCGGCGCGCGACCTGCTGATGGACCCGGTCCATCACACCTGGGTCCGCACGCACTGGGGGGACGACTACCTGCACGACCGCAACGTGTTCTTCCGCTCGCTGCTCATCGCTGGGCTCACCAGCTACGAGGCGCTCACGCACGACGGCCGCGACGTGCCCTTCCTGCGCGACCAGGCGGAGACGCTGGCGGCTGCGCTCGACGCGTCGCCGCACGGGGTGCTCGAGGACTACCCGGGCGAGACCTACCCCATCGACGTGATGGCCGCCGTGGCCTACATCCGTCGCGCGGACGCCGTGCTCGGCACGGACCACAGCGCGTTCGTGACCCGCGCCCGCCGCGCGTTCGTCGCGCCCTACGACGACGAGCTCGGCCTCGTGCGCTTCCGCGTGGATCTCGCCGGAGACGAGCCGCCGCGCCCCGTTCAGCCCGGCCGCGGCATCGGCAACTCGTGGGTGGGCATCTACGCGGCCGAGCTGTGGCCCGAGGACGCGGCGCGCTGGCACGCGCTTCACACCGAGCACTTCTGGCAGGACGCGGGCTGGGCGGCGGGCTTCCGCGAATTCCGGCGGGGCGGCCCCGAGGGAGAGTGGACCTTCGAGATCGACGCGGGCCCCGTGGTGGGCGGCTTCGGCACCTCGGCCAGCGCGTTCGGCATCGCGGCGGCGCGCCGCAACGGGCGTCTGGACCAGGCCTACACGCTCACGGCGGAGATGTTCGCCACGGGCTGGCCGGGGCGCGACGGTTCGCTGAGCATCCCGGGGCTCGTGTCACACCCCGCGGCGCCGCTCCTTGGTGAGAGCGCGCTGGCCTACTTCCTGACGTTGCAGCCCGCGCCGGGCGTCCCTGTCGTCGCTGGCGGGCGCGTCACGCCGCTCGTGTGGGGCAGCCTGCTGGTCTACCTGGCGCTCTTCGCGCTCACGCTGCGTATCGCGTACGCACTTCGCCCACGCGTCCCCCTCCGCTCCCTGGCGCGTGTCCGCTCCCAACCCGATGTAACCCGATGTAACCCGGTGTGACGGGGGATGCCCCACGTCCGGCGCGTAGGTTGTCGCACTATGAACCGACTCCTACGCTCACGACTCCTCGTCCTCTCCACGCTCGGCTGCAGCGCGCTCTACGCGGGCTGTGGCGAGGAGACCCCGAACAACAACGCGGACATGGGCATGCTGTCCACGGACGGCGGAGGGTCCGACCTGGGTGGAGGGGGGTCTGCCTGGACCGTGCGCACCCACCCCTGCCCCGGCATCAACCGCACGGACGCGTTCCACGTCGATACCGACGGAACCATGTGGCTGGGGTGTGGCACCGGAGCGGTCGGTGACGGGCTCTATCGCAGCGACGACGAGGGCGTGAGCTGGGCGATCCCCGCGACGTCCCCCGCCAACATCCTGACCTCGTTTCGCGTGGACAGCGTCCATCGAGGCGCCGATGGGCTCGTGTACGTCGCAGGGACGGGCTCGAACGACGCGCGGGTGATCAGCCTGGACACCAACAGCACACCCTTCGCCGCGGCGGCTGTGCTCACCGCGGGCGGGACGGTCGACACCACGTTCACGGTGTCGCCCTTCGTGACGACGGCCAGCGGCGCGGCGTTCGCGGACTCGCTCAACGGGCACGGGGCCCTCTACCGACCCAACGACACCGTCGGGGACGACGGCACGCTGTGGACGGAAGCCCAGGACTGGGAGTCCGACGACAGCGGTCACCAGATCCTCGATCTCGTGGCGCTCGGGGAGCGCTTCGTCGGCTGTGGGAGCACCATCGCCGAGCCGCCGTTCGTGTACCTCCCGTCGCAGGAGCCAGGCGCCGAGCTGTGGGAGATGACCCCGGTGGCGCTGGTGTCAGGCCTGGGGGCGTATACCGGCGAGATGTGGGGGGTGGCGGCGAGCGACGCGCGCGTGGTCGTGGTGGGCGTGGATCAGGACAACGACATCGGGAAGATCTTCGTCTCGGGCACGGACCGCTATGCCGCCGCGGACTACACGCAGATCGACATCGACGGACTGCTCCCCACGCGTGTGAGCGGCGCGGACTCCACCTGGGCGCGCGGCGTGTGCATGGCGGGGAACCGCGTGGTGGTGGTCGGCGAGATCCAGCCGCTCGGCGCTGGGGACAACAGCGGCTTCGTGCTCGAGTCCACCGACGGCGGCGCGACGTTCACGGACGTCACCCCAGACGGGTCGCCCGACACGTGGAGCAAGTGCGTCATCGACGGCTCGGGTCGCATCCTGGTGGCCGGCGCGGGCGCGGTGGCGCTGAGCGAGTAGTGCCAGCGCGTGGGAGTCTCCTGACGAGCTGCTAAGGTCATCGAGGTGCAGGCCCCCCTCCTTCGGCATCGGCTGGCCAACGCGCCCAGCGTCTTCCTCGGCCGTGACGCCGAGGAAGACGCGCTGCGCGTGCGGCTGCGGCGCGGCCCGGTGAGCGTGGTGTGTGGCGCGGCGGGCCACGGCAAGAGCGCGTTGGTGCAAGCGGTGCTGCGCGACGCGCCGCAGGTGCGTGTGGTCCGCTGCCAGGTCGGGCAGGCGCTCAGCGCTGTGGGGGCCGAGCTGATGCACGCGTTTGGAGCCGAGACCACGGGCGCCGAGGACACCGCGAGCGCCGCGTGGCCATCCCTCGTCCTCGACGCCGCCGAACAGGGATCCCACGTGGTGGTGCTGGAAGACCTGCACTTGCTCGAGCGGTCCTCGGCCGCGCGCTGGCTCGACGTGCTCGCGTGCTACGCGCGCACCTCGCGCTGGATCGTCACCTCGCGCGAGCGCCCGACCCTGGCGGCCATCCAGGAGCAGGTCGTGATGCTTGGGCCGCTCGACGACGCCGCCACGCGAGCGCTGACGCGAGCGTGCGGCGCGTGGCTGTCCGAGCTGGAGGTCGAGCGCATCGCCAGCGCGTCGCGGGGCTCGCCGGGGGCCGTTCGCGAACAGGTGGCGTCGGCGCGCTCAGGCGAGGCAGGCGCGTCGTCCGCCCTCGAGGCGCGTGCGCCAGCTGGGACGCTGGCACCACCTCCCGAGCGCCCGCATGGCGAGGAGGCCGCAACGCCAGCACCCGCCCGGCCCACTTCGGAGCCGCTCGACGAGCTGCGTGCGCTGCTGCGTGAGGACGCCCGCGGAGCCGCCGCCGCGCTGCTACACGACCGACAGGAGAGCTGGCTACGGAGCGGGAGAGCGAACGAGCTCTGGGCCGCGCTGGAGACCGAGCACGATGACCGCCTACGCCCCGCCAAGATGACGGTGGCGCTCGAGCTCGGGTCCCGTGATGCGCTCGAGTGGCTGACCGAGCACGCGCACGCGGAGGGCGGCGACGAGCGACTGCTGTGGGCCAAGGGGCTCCTGCAGCGCGGTCGCTCGGCACAAGCCACCGAGGTGCTCGAGTCGGACATGGACCAGGCGAGCCCCAACGAAGCGCGCCTCCTGTTGGGCGAGGCGCTTTGCTCGGCAGGCCGCCCGCAGCAAGCCATCGCGGTGCTGCGCCAGGTCGAACCGAAGTCCGCGACGGAGCGAGTGGCGCGCGACCTGCGCCTCTGCAGAGCACTGTTCCACGCGGGTCAGAGCACCGAAGCCGGCCTGCTGCTAGCATCCGCAGACCGCGTCCTGCGCGGGATCCCGCGCGAGGAAGCGGGTGTGCTGCTGGGCGAACGCATGGGCCTGAGCATGCAGCTGGGGTTGAAGGCAGAGCCCACGCGCGAAGCCGAAGCGTCGCTGTTGGGCAGGCATGGCAGGGTATTCGCCGGGATCCGGCTGCTGGCCGAGGGCCGAGCGGGGCGCGCACGGCACCTGCTACGCACGCTCGACAAGGAGTCCGAGCTGCCGGCCGGCGTCCGCTTGTTGTCCGCCGTGGGCACAGGGCTGCTGCGGGTCACCGGCGGTCACTACGTGGGCTTGGCGACGGGCACCCGCGAGGTGCTGCGCGAAGCCGAGCAGCTGGGCAACGCGACCCTCTACCAGTGGGCCTTCATGCTGGAACGACTGGTCAGCCTGGGCGCCAGCATGGACTCCCCCGAGCCCACTTGGTCGAGCCACGTCCCCCTGCCGGTCGGCGTCTTCGCCCGCTACCTGCTCGCGCTCCGCGTCGCTCATCGTGCGCGACGCGGCGAGCTCGTGCGGGACGAACAGCTGCCACGCGCCCAACCAGGGGATGGTCCCCTCGTCACGTGTGTGTGCGAGCTCTTGCAGGTGCACGTGTGCCTGCTCCGCGGTGAGGCCGCGCGCGCGGAGCGCTTGGCGGCGCAGCTCGCCCAGAAGAGCGCCGACCTGCGCTTCCTGTTCTTCGAGGGCGAGGTGCTGCTCATGCTGTGCTACGCCCAGCTCGCCCTTGGACGTCACGACCTGCTGAGCACGTCCGTCGAGGCGCTCGCACGTGTGGCCCGCCGCACGCGGTCGCGTCGCTACATGGTCATCGCCGAGCTGCTGCGCGCGGCGCTCGGGCCTGCCCCCAACGTCCACAAGCTGACCAAGCTCGCGTCACTGCGCGACGCCTCACCCACGGCAGCACGCGTGGCGTCGACGTTGCTCGGCGCAAGCGCGAGCGCTGACTCCCTGGACCAGCTCCTGGTGCGCGGCATCTCAGCACGCTGGCACGCCGACATCCAGCCGCTCACCGCAGGTCGCCGAGCCCTCTGGGTGTTCGACCCGGAGACGGGGTTGCTCTTCTTGACGGATCGCTGCGAGCAAGCGAGCCCCCTCCTGGCCCGCATCCTCAGCTGCCTCTTCGACGCGGCGGCGTCCCCCCTGGGCTACGCGACCCTCGAGGACCTGGCGCGCACCGTGTGGGACGTCAGCGACTACCACGCGCTGCGCGACGCCAAGCGCGTGCACGTCGCCATCCGGCGGCTGCGCACGTTGATCGAAGACGACGCCTCGGCGCCCACACGTCTGCTCACGGTGGACGGGGGCTACACCCTGGCGCGGGCCGAACGCCCCGCGCGCGTCGTCACCCGGAGACTGCCCGCGGAGCGGGACGCGCACGTGCATTGAAACGGGTGTGGGCGCGGGTCATCGAGCATACGCGGCCACGTTTCAGCGGAACGCGCCGACGCGATAGACGCCGCCGGCGAGGTCTTCCAACAGGGTGAGCCCCGCCGTGAGCTGCTCGGGGGTGGGCACCGCAGACCAGGCGAGCGCGAGCTGCCCGCCATCGCAGGACAGGATGGTGTCCGTGAGCTTCGTGAGCGCAGGGGCGCCCGCGTCGGTCAGCAGGCCCGCCGGGAGCCCCTCCACCTGCTCACGGCGAACCCGCGCGCGAAAGTCCGGTAGGCCCTCTCGCCCCACCAGCTGCAGGGTCACGCACGGGCCGCGCTCTCCCACCCTCGCGATGACACGCGCGTCACCGCGCGCCGTGGGGAGGGTGATGCTCGGCGGGTCGGGCTGCCGCCAGGCGTCGTCGCTCGGCACCCGCGTCGCACCCGGGAGCGTCATGTAGGGATCGAGGACATCGCTGCCCACCGAAGCGAGCGCCGCGACCACATCGACCATGAGGTCGAGCCCGACCATGCGATGTCCGGGCACCGTCAGGGTGACCATGCGTCCACGCGAGATCACCACGGCGTCCCGCAGCTCCCTGTGCACTCCGGCCAGCATCGCCTCGCTCCACATGGCGCGGACGACGGCTGGCTGGTCGCTCTTCACGATGAACGCGTCGTCGAAGGGGCCATGTCCCAGCTCGATGTCCTGCAACCCCATGGCACGGCCGAACGCGTTCAGCGCGTCCACGGGGAACACGTCGAACGCGGGACCGCCCCCGAGGGCGTAGTGCGCCCGTACACGCGTGCACACGTTCGCTTCGCCGTTGGCCCAGTCGCTGTGCAGATCGAGGCGCAGGACGACGCCGTCGATGCACAGCTGAACGCCGCGCACGGGGCCCCACGCCTGGCTGGGCGTGGCCGGCACATAAAGCGCCCCGCCACGCCGCAGCGCGAACTCTTCCCACGCGCGCAGGCGGCGGACCATCGCATCGCGCTTACCCAGGACGAAGTGCCTGCCGAAGAGGATGGCGCCGCCGGCGCCCAGACCACCGACGATGAGACCTGCCAGACCCATGAAAGGCTAACCCCGAGCGAGCGAAGGCTGTTCCGCCGGATCGACCAGCGCGCCCATCACGGCGCGCGTCATGCGCGCGCAGCGCTCCCCCAGGAACGCGTACGCCGATGGCCAGGGTGCGTCACGCAGCTCGCTGCGCAACGCCGCGCGAGCGCGATGGAGTCGGACGCGCACGTTCTCCTCACTCACACCGAGCGCCTCGGCCGCCTCCGCGGTGCTCACCTCCTGCACGGCGCGCAGCATGAACACGACGCGTTGGGCGTCGTCGAGTGCGTCGATGGCCGCCTCCAGCTGTGCGCGCAGCGTGGTGGTCGCGAGCGCGGTCTCGGGGTCCACGGCTGGCGCGCTCGGCGCAGGCGGCTCGCTCGCCAACATGGCCCCGTGGCGCTGCTGCCCGCGGGCGCGGGCGAGGGCCGCCCTGATGGCGATGCGCGTCACCCACGCGCCATAGTGCGCGGGGTCCTCGAGCTGATGCAGGTGCTGGAACGCCGCGAGGTGGCTCTCCTGCACCACGTCCTCGGCGTCCGAGTCGCTGCGCACGATGCCGCGCG from Sandaracinaceae bacterium carries:
- a CDS encoding HmuY family protein, with protein sequence MFDTPDFLRALVVGLLVGALLHVLSACGDIAPHDNGDQGPPRDLDAGPTDTGDAGDGYVERYVHVTLESEGQGTLTVDASDPERWVYLDLDTLREVEPEDPADDTGERRFDLAFRRFHIALNGGQTGTGGVTAARVDGQPLTEVTSPAEAAFETDLPDGDDEDTVPDYVISGGLDPWYAYDVETHILTPKPRVYVVRTTEDAVFRIAVERYYDQAGGSGHPTLRFAVLPTP
- a CDS encoding TonB-dependent receptor: MRTGLIVIVILCLASPAVRAQDGAAPPAGDGADSPHELDEIVVTTAGRRAQSRSDAVVATEVIDRETLRDNGAENVAEALEDLPGIEIIPALQGSTVRMQGLDPQHTLILIDGEPVIGRSDGALDLTRIALQDVERIEIVRGASSALYGSAAHGGVINIITRRGSAPFAMDGRLSLGTYDPYALEGATLDLGLGAAVRRRDFRARVDAGVHRVGAYDLDPSDVATTGSEVTQYDGALSLGQHVGNTDLGLRLRLSRRDLVGIDASATGAVYDRHNRIDEVGLGGTLATEFARGTFATQVYFTQFRDQFVLDQRGSAQEDLDQTTRQRLGEVSAQYAYVSDDGRHTLTLGADVQQESLLADRLSRKGHRTRVAPFAQYEWVAQEDVNFVVAPGLRVDVDSQFGAFASPKLALRLDPHESLVLRGSAGRGFRAPNFKELYLSFENPSVGYRVIGNPSVHPETSWSFQLEGEWQATEAVGLRVSLYRNQIDDLIDTQLDETAANVVYTYVNTSSAITQGSELSVRLRPARGLDLQLTYVFLDARDLQRERALSGRPRHRGTFRVRYAVPGTGFSAVVRGSVVGERPFYETDASGDTQEVRDDPYLSLDARVEQTLGDYVAVFAGADNLAGAGGRYLNIRPRGFYAGLRLDY
- a CDS encoding histidine kinase, with protein sequence MTLPPPTRAEDPSWASTLRALGEPRRALPIASASAALVGTEWFATHSAVATASLAAFLVAFVLTVPAASRWARAGGLDPVHVTLYGLLCVLLVGVTTLVLPASLHFESYVAHPPAAIAIFGLASIAGWVLGRDIDLAAGLSDALEHSALLTRETEDARLLALRQHLDPHFLFNTLQAIAEWCREDPAVAEQALLELSRMLRTLFEGIRVPFWPLSRELDVLLALQRLYALRDDERYALVAELMALGAAHETSEPASDPTGEGARTVSALPVPPLVLLPLFENALTHGGAGAPLRLSVTAADGTLRVRLWNAGAFAGMRAGGTGIETVERRLALAYGSRASLQVMPEAWEGVAGTATVVTLPLAKTTPRVAQGATA
- a CDS encoding response regulator transcription factor; the protein is MQRPLRVIVADDEKMARKRVLRLLEALGPVDLVAECRSGDEVLRHLDPARVDVALLDIDMPGANGLEVAELARLRGVPVIFLTAHEQHAVAAFDHGALHYLLKPVDATQLARALDRLPARSPADEAESTSATRATSPAAPLERVALTVRGDVVLLAPHAITHALYDGELVTVHTAERAYITDESLQDLEARIASPLVLRVQRRAILNLARVQRLRGQTSGGYVAVLDTGAEVPVSRQAARDLRKRLGI
- a CDS encoding RNA polymerase sigma factor — encoded protein: MLDDDAALVRAVRRGERALFATLVQRYNQRLFRVARGIVRSDSDAEDVVQESHLAAFQHLHQLEDPAHYGAWVTRIAIRAALARARGQQRHGAMLASEPPAPSAPAVDPETALATTTLRAQLEAAIDALDDAQRVVFMLRAVQEVSTAEAAEALGVSEENVRVRLHRARAALRSELRDAPWPSAYAFLGERCARMTRAVMGALVDPAEQPSLARG